Part of the Pieris napi chromosome 6, ilPieNapi1.2, whole genome shotgun sequence genome, ATAGTTACGGAGCCGTCAGGATTCTGCGTCTAATTCATTGATCATTTTGGAGACCCACATCATTCATTTTTCGCCGGAATTCCAACCTCAAGTCACGAAGGCTATCAAAATGTGTACAATCTATGTAAGATTTATTGAACTATTTTAGAAAGTAACATACCACGCAAGTACGAACCCCGCTACGCGAGAGACGAAGGATTTGATAGCAGAGATCAAGAAAGGACCAATTCCTGGTGACACCACTCGTAATTGGACTGTAGAAATGGTGGTGCCTTCCATTGACATTTACAATCTTGCTGCCTGCAGATATATTGACGTGGATTATACATTCAAGGTATTTAAGATTTCTCCAGCTCTGGATAAgtgtgtgtaaataaaaacatatttcataacgcaacaaaaatatgattatttaaaacttaaaataagagAGATCTGCTGATATTTTAAAGTTGCTACCGGGCTATGATaggtttttgtaaaatacttttttttttttttttatatacatgtgtctttactaagacatcatggcacattacaatctagcctaacttaagactaataagtaatttaagtctaacctaatttactaataaggatttttacataagaaagtgtccaataacactacttacagtctctattaaagggaagacactctgttcttgtgttcattttttttttctttcactcactgtgtatttagtactgacgtgcactaacactaattaactagttcaaatggttttgtccttttaagtcttctcactaggcccgtggtgtcaaggagttgaatagcctcgacattcacgtgatggtggagcctatgttcgtgggctccagcagtcttttttattattgtggcGACGTCCTCTATATTAAGGTCCCGATGGAGGTCGTTATTGCGAATATACCAGGGAGCATTAACTATTCCCCTGAGCACTTTGTTTTGGAATCGTTGGATTACTTGGATGTTACTATTACTGGTGCAGCCCCACAGCTGGCAACCATAAGTCCATACAGGTGTCAGGACTTGtttgtaaatcaataatttattttgaactgaTAACGCGGAATGCCTTCCGAGCAACCAGTACAATTTAGTGTAACGGAGATCCAGCTCTTCACGCTTCTTCTTAACATGGACCTTCCATCGGAGTTTGGTATCCAGCGTCATACCTAGGTACTTCGCTGAATTTTGGAACGGCACTTTGACGTTATCAATATATACTGGCTGGTAATTTGATGTTTTGTTGGTAAAGTTTATGTGAACTGATTTAGACTGATTTAATCGTATCCGCCATTTTTTGGTCCACAAGCCAACAGTATTTATGgctttttgtagttttactACCGCTTCCTTTTCAGTATTTGCCGTAGACATGATAGCAGTATCATTGGCAAAGGTAGCGATTACGTTATCTTCTAGTTCAGGAATATCGCATGTGTATAAGAGGTACAGGACCGGACCTAATACACTCCCTTGCGGCACCCCagcttttatttctttcagtTCTGAATAATCATCTTCTTGTAGTACTCTAAACATTCTTTGTGTTAAGTATGACTCaagtatatttgaaaattgacGAGGCAgtagtttctttaatttataaacaagtcCTCGGTGCCATACTTTGTCAAATGCTTGAGCTACATCCAGAAAGACCGTGGAGCAGACTTTTTGTTCTTCTAGtgctttttctatattatttgtaattctaTGAACCTGCTCAATGGTAGAATGTTTTTCTCTGAAACCAAATTGGTAATCCGGTATGAGCTGCTTTTTGGCAATAATAGGGTTAAGACGTTTGAGAAAGAGTTTCTCAAATAGTTTTGCTATAACAGGTAACAATGAGATTGGGCCTGTAAGAGGTTACTTCGTGTGGTGATTTTCCTGGCTTAGGAATCATTATAACTTCCGCAACTTTCCACATATTGGGAACATATTGAAGTCGAAATGACGCATTAATTAAGGTTGTCATTTTAACTACAGCTTTACGGGGGAGATGCTGTAGTACCTCACCAGTAATTAAATCAAAgcctttttttagttaaacatttaatttcacTTAAAACTTCTTTTGGTGTGACTAGACGGATGTTTAGCTCTTCTGACGATATTTCTTCGAAGTCAAGTGAATCTTCTTCAtcgatttgaaatatattttctagatGATCAGCAAACCTTCtaactttttgtatattacTTACAGCCCAATTCCCATCAGACTCTCTCAAGGGAGGAATATGTGTTGTaggttttttgatatttctaatCGCTTTCCAGATGGAGTAGTTGGTGGAACCATCAGAAGTTAATTGGTTTAGGAATCTCTTTATTGAAGTatctttatgtattttaatctcTCTCCTCAGTTGTTTAGTGAGGTTATTCAGATGTTTTTTGTCTTCAGGACATCTTGTGTAAAACCACCTTTTTCTTTGAGCTCGTTTTGTCTTTATCAGATTTATAATCTCTTCTGGGAAGTAGTTGTTTTGTacctttttcttaaattttggaGTATTGCTCCAAGCAGCTTGTTGGaggttttttgtaaatttatttacttctaAATCTAATTGTTCCTCAGTCTTTAAAGGTACTCTTAGGTCTATAATATTCTCAAGATAAATTTTGAAGCTGTCCCAGTCCGTATGCGGGTTCACGAGACATGGATTCAGTTTCCGCTTTACAGGGTCTTCGCCAATTGTGAGTAAGATTGGTGAGTGATCTGAGTTCATATCATAAGCTTCCTCTATTTGGAGAACATTTGGTGATACTTCTCTAAATATGAAGAAATCTATAAGATCTGGTATTTTATTCTTGTCTGTTGGCCAGTATGTAGGCTTCCCTGTCGAAATTGCATCACATCTCAAATCTTTCATAGCATTAAATAGTTCTTTTCCTTTAGTCGTTATTAATCTTGATCCCCAGTAGGTATGTTTTGCATTGAAGTCGCCTCCCAAAACAAATCTATTTCCAAGACTTTTTAGCAGGGTTGTGTACTGGTCGTACTTAAGTGCATGTCTTGGTGGGCAGTAGATAGAAGATATTGTTAATGGACACCGCTTCATTGATAGGCATACAGCCACAGCCTGAATATgttctttttcatatttaaaggcCTCATGGTGTTTCAAACCGTCCTTTATTATAACTGTACTTCCACCACTGGATTTATTACTTGGGTGAAGGGCATGGTAGGCGTTATATCCTTTAAGTTGAATGTACGACTCCCTGGTAAAATGTGTTTCCGATACCAAGCAGATGTCAATGTTTTCATGTTTTAGAATTATATGAAGTTCTCTTTGGTGTTTTAAAAGCCCATTAGCATTccatgccattatttttaaagacatcATTGCTTTGGACGTTTAGAAGCTGCTATTTTGGTGCTGCTTTCTAGTTTTTTAAGTCTTTCATCAAAGGATGTCAATAATGAAAGTATGGTGTTAATCTTTTCATCTATGCCTGTGTTAGATGTCTCATTTTGTGTTGAGGATAGAATCTTGGGACCTTTAGTAACCTCAGCGAAGGAAACAGTCTTGGAAACTAATTTTGCTGGTTTTACAGGTTTGTCCGTTTCAGTTTTTGATTTGGATTTTAAAACGTTTCTCATTTTTTGCAATTCTTTAGCTACAACACAGCCTCTGTAATTAGCTGGGTGTGACTCACCACAGTGAACGCACTTCGGTTTCGCGTCTCGTGGCTTGTTACAGTCTACTGTGAGATGCTTTGCAGTACATTTTACACACCTCGGCTCCTTGGAGCAGTATTTCTGTGTGTGCCCATAAGCCTGACACCTCTTGCATTGGGGGATCAATTTTGGTGATTTCAATGGCTGTACATCAATTTTGCAGCCAAGTAtcgattttatttcataaatattttttatgttttcctGATGGTGGAAAGAGAGAATGAACATGTTTAGCGGTTCCTTGTTTTTCCAGCTATATTTGACGGCTGCGTCTAAGATTTTAAATCCTTGGAGAATGAGGTCTTCAACTATCCTTTCAGGCTTGCAAGAGGCATGCAGATTTTTTGCCATTACTCTTATTGGCCTGCTCTGCTTGTTCTCGTATGAGAACCACGAAGCATCTTCTTCTTTAAGGTGTTTTGTGATACCTCTGTAGGTAGCTTCATTATTGCTGTTAATCTTCACCGATCCATTCCTAAGCATTTTCACGGTGAAAGagtctttatttaattcttttttaagtaAGGAATCGTAAAATGATTGGTATTCAATCACATTTTCGACAATAATCGGAGGTGGAAGGGGTTCCTTTTTGGGTTTTTCTTTGGTTACTTTATTACAAGTAACTTCTTTCATGGGGGAAGGGGAGGTGTttagtttccttttctttctgcTTTTTTGTCGCACCCATTCCGTTTCTTTAGCCAGTTCTTCTTCGTCCGTCTCATACTGAATTGATTCAGCGGCTGCCTCATCCCTTTGTGTTAAGGGCTGATCTATTTTTTGTTCTAGCTGAGCTATTCGTTCCTTGAGTTGATGGACAATACTTTCCAGGTCTGAGCATCGTGCTCTTTCCTTTTTCAGTTCACCCACTAGTAATTGCTCGGTTTgggttttaatttcaataacacTTGGAGATGacatcataaattttatataataattaaaattataaagacaAAACCTCGCCTTAATTCATTACACAATAACAAGTATTAGGTCAACGATTCATCGTAACGCGATCGCGGCGCTGCGTCAGCGCGTTGCACTTTTTCGATCACAATATTTAATACGCGACGTTTCTAACCGAAATGAAGTGAAAAActgaaatactttttaattacagGTTGTGGTATCACCTAGTGGTTGCCACAGCGACTCCAAAGGCTATAAGCGGTTAGTTATCGGGAACATACCTTTAGTGGGTTACCAAGACGATATCCAGAACCCTCTACATGATCAAATGCCGCAAATTAGTGCGCCCATTGTCAACCAGCCGTCAAATCAGGGGAACGTTTCTTACCCCGCACCTTATCCTTACCCCGAAGTGACTCCTTATCCTTCGGGAGCTTCCTATCCTGTTACAACCCAATATCCTTCGACCCAAAAAGCTCAAACTCCATATCCGCCAGACCAAATTGCTGCAAACATGCCATACCCACCGCCGTACTCTCAAGGTTCTCAAAACCCACCATATCCTCAAAGTTCCCAAAACCCACCATATCCTCAAAGTTCCCAAAACCCACCATATCCTAAAAGTCCTGCTTATACATCAGGAGTTGCAGCACAGTCTTCACCAGCCAATCCACCATATCCAACACCTCAAAATATGCCTTCAGCAAATCCACCATATCCTCAGAACACACCTTATCAAGATACCCAGTATCCCTACAAGGGAACTGGATTAAAAACAGGAACAATTGGTTTCACCGTTCCGACATCAGTGGCTTCAGAAGGGAATCCTCCAAGTATGCCAGTAAGTACTTGAAATTTTCCTTGTAATCTACTCAAACTACCAATAGTTTACCTACTatatagttttagtaattgtatttttttatacatatataattttatatatgcaTGCGTCTGTTTTTCTGATAAGTTTTCCTTATACGTATGTCTGATACCAAggtattataaagaaaagaaaatatatgtagtatatctaatatgtattactaaaatatttaaaaaaaaatattgtattaagtaTATTCTATCTAcgaaaatcatttttattcatgGAAATTTTAGGCAGTGACCCCAGCGAATCCATTTGCTACTGCTAGCGCTCCGCCCGCTCTTGACaaggaataataattaagttaatttaatgtCTAAGTTATACTTACGCATTTATCTaacattatacaattaaaaatcgCGCTTCCTGATCagaaatttgtaatttacaaaattaaacgACATGCCAGGTTGGCTGTAaagcaatttatattttcaataattataaacaacagCACTGTCTTGAGTTGTTGCATTTTTAAATGGAGCAAGCTTTTTTCATAACAATTATATTGTCCTTATAAGATATGATCAAAGATCATTTTAGagtaagttttataataatattatgcagTTGCGCCTTTCCGAGCttgagatattttttaatattttgaaaataaatagctAGCTTATTGTACTTTGTAATATTGTAGCGTACTAAACGTGAAAAACTTTGAAATCGGTCTAGTAGCTTGTGACGAGtctttcattttcattttattagtatagatatgtTATCTTTATAAGATGAAGAGATTTTAgagtaagtttttatatttttataatgcgAAATCCCGTTGGTACTACACACTTAAGTATTGTTCCTACAAATCGCGAGTATATTCTTTATTAGCATTGTTggtgttattaatttttttacctaaACGTCCGAGCGATTAGAATCTATACACTGTTCATTATCTTACgcatttacacatttaaaatacttgTATAAGCgcgaatttatttacatatatttcgAGTATCAGACTGTAAAAgaactttaatttttacaaactacgtaaaacaatattgtaattgtatttaaaaacttaagttttttcagtcttattattttaattcttgcATATTTGTCTTTTgcgtatatttatttgattttcgaGTATCCAcgaatttttatacaatacgaatgtaatttaattttaaattttttgttattttcgtTTGCAGTGGAGTCTTCcataaggtttttttttctttattgactTAAATACTACCTAATATAGGTTCCAGGTAATAATTCCtgtctatttaaatattgcgaataatatgacattttccttattaactattattgcaaattattacTTGTGATGTACCTTCTTCTAaattttatgacatttttttcCTTCCTACATCTCGAATTGTGTCCTGTGTCTGCTAAAACACCAGAATCTAACCGTGCCATGTCATGAAAGCTCATTGCTTTCAATTTGTGTTAAGGTAAATATTATAACGAACAAATACAAATTGTCTCAATAAAGTTCCTTAGACCTAGACTATACAAACAAGGATTTTTCTTAACAAAGTcaagtattttaactaaaactaatGTTTGCAATGCTTGCTTGAGACattgtattgtaatttaattatataaacgtGATAGTCATAAAACAAATGCATAATAACTATTGTTTTCTAGTCGGATTTATTGAActtttgttatacatatatattaaactgtACTGTCTccttatagtatttttttaactttttacaaaattattaagtgcctaaatgttatataagatctattttataaataaatgacatattttataaatttagttttatttttaagaaagaaaaaaacgaatgtttttgttagataaaatttaatcacTGTTGATACacataccggcaaacatcttgaacaaatgtccttgtctgcgatttttaaatattacggGGGGGGGGACGGTATTGCGCGGCGGCGGGGGAGTGACGTGTCGATtgcgtgattggtaaatcagttgacgtttgtaTCCCGCGctgcgcaaactttcccccactaCCATGTTaattgttcaagatgtttgccggtatctgtaatAATATACATCCATTTActacataaaaacatttaaaaatagttgaaaagtaggtattttttaacaatattagaATATTTCTTATGATCTACAGCACTTCATCATATTCTAAATTTcagaaatatatgtatacaataaaacaatgttttaaaaaaatatattgattagatcattttatgttattaagaTTGAAATCTAGAAAAGTACAAAAATGGCAGTCTCAGAACCTTAACATTGCACAAATAAGAAATGTATGGCAAGGCATCATTGCCCTTTATAAGGCACATTGGCTTAAAGCCTATAactatgttataaatataaaaaataaatttaagagatTCAAGATTTTTCAAATCTTTTTGCCAAGCAAAGACTTTGTTGTACATACATTTTctgcttattataaaaatagaatatttaaaattacgacAAAATTTTCAATCTCAACTTCACATAGGAGGAGCACTGGGTTTAGGAAAATTGTTTGCCTGCGGCATGTTGCCATCATTTATTGGGTACGGCGGTTCAACAACTATATCCGGTACTTTAAATCCTATTTCATATGGAACAGGAGAATTCATGACATTTTGTGGTTTATATCCCTGTGTAAATGGCATTTGAACTTTAGAACTGGAACCACATTGTGGATACGGTGTTTGATTCACATTTTGTAATTGTATGGGTATATtagaaatattgttaatattggGTGGGGCCGCTTTTGGAAGTAAATATGAAAGTGGATGTATGTATGTCCCTTCAACTGTTTCCTTAAGAGGTATTAAACCTATACATAATTCACACTCATCTTCTAGATCTTCAGCACAGCCAGACATCTTTACTTTTACCTAAAAAAAGaacagttatattttttactactcCTAATTGTTAAATAGCCTTCTATAAGAACATTATGTAGAACCTTTTTGATACAATAttgataagaaaaaaaatacctttaagAAATAGGCAACATCTATTATATTACATGCCTCAAGGTTATATGCTATTATATCTGGAACTCTCATCTGAAATGTGAAAGACCGTTTGGTGTTTGCCAATATCGGACCTTGAACCAATGTTTCCAAAATCTCTTCTGGTGGTGTGTATGTTGACTTTGGTTGCTCTGAATGATATCTTTCTCTCTGTAAATTTTAGTTGATCAAGTTATTggtaaaatttacaattaggAAATCctattactataaaatatatttgtgtacATAATAACACTGAGACTTACAATACAgtacaaatatatgttaaaatataatgtatctaATGTAGCCGTAATGAGCAGGGAAGTGGTCAGGTCAATTGTGCAAATGCGATACTTCACTACAGCTACTTACACTGCTGAATGTAAATGCGGCATaagctttaaataaatgtaaatatttaaccTATAAAAGTCTACATATTCCTATCCTATCTAAAAATTACTCTAATTTCTTACAGAGAATAagaaatgtaaaacaaaaataatgaattaaagaATAACAAACCTTGACAAACTGGAAAACTATTTTCCTAACCTCCACACTGCTGTAATTTTTAgagtcaattttaatttgcatCATTTGCCCTGGACAATAGCCCGACACAGGTAAAACTATTTTGACACTTATCACTGAGTCCTGACAGAAACAATTACAAGAGGATACATCTTCAAATTCAAGAACAATGGGTTTCtgaaaacataaaaagaaaatgatattgaattttaaaatttattgaccTTACACAAAATGCTTTtcttactactactactatcTTATTAACAACTTTAACCATGTTAGATACTTAttactttgaaataaaattaaagagtACCTTGATATCTTCCACGGTATTTAAATCCAAAGGTGCAACAACTTCAAAATCAGAACTCAACTCATCTCTTTTCATATCTTGGTGTTCCATAACAGCTACAACTCGGTAATTGATAGAACCCTTGCTGCCTTTAAATGAAGATGGCGCACTGGGTGGAATTTGATATGAGAACTTGAAAGAATGAGAACCAGCTGGGAGCGTAGTGGGCCCTAAAgttatcatattataattaagatatTGTCATCATTTGACATGTTATGTgggttttataataataaatgattaagTAATTtcaattactaataataacaaagctatagaaaaatatttatatcaaacCTCCACATAACAATTGTTCAGTGCTGAAGTAAACATCTCTTCCAGAAAAATCTATCTGACGCACTCTTGAAGTACCTGAGTACTTCTGAACTTCATTTTCAGACCATTTCACAATTGCTTGACCAATGTAAACTACTTTAAtatctgtaataataaaaaggcattaatgtttaaaagaaTACAAGACTTCATATAATTCATACAAGAtggatattaaaattacctgTAAATGTTAACTGGTCCCCCAATTCGAATTGAATTGTTCCCGATAGCACTTGTCcagaataataaattaatcttgGTTCATCTAAAGTTATAGTACCTGCTTTAAATCCCGTAAAAGTCATTTTAATTAGTACAGTTATCCCATATATTCTATACTAGCTTTATTTTTGCGGCAAATTCTTTGCTTAGTTCAACAGAAGTACTTCGTAATTACTACTATTACatcttacataaaaatatttaaacaattcaaaATCTAATGCAAAAGTTATTACTTAATTGTTATAAGTTTggagtatgtttaattttttatgtatgttatgttatgAACTTGGCTTGGCAAATTGGTGGATCCCCAATGGTGCGTTCCACTAAGCGCTCACGACGATCAAAATGCTCCTTTAGCCATTCCACATACCGACCGCGGTCGTTGTGGTCACGGCGAAAACGTCACTCATGACGTTATGACTAATGCTCACGCAACGCTCACAACGACCCATCTAAATAGGTGGGTCGTTGTGAACGTTGAGAATAATTTGGcgcaatttttgaatttttttttgaaatatgacaaataataatattattatattcaaagcTTAAAGATGGCGACAAGAAAAATCACATTTTCATAGTCAATAATACGTGGCCTAAGTTGTCGGTTTTcatgattataattttttataattgcatCCCATTCTTCATCTGAGCTAGATGAACTAGTTTCTGGAGCTTTATTGCGATGCATAAGCAAATATCCAACTGCCGTCAAAGCCATttcgattatatttaaacttaagttGTTTGATAACTTcaccaaaattatttataaaatattcaattattcttcacttttaacataaata contains:
- the LOC125050404 gene encoding arrestin domain-containing protein 1-like, giving the protein MTFTGFKAGTITLDEPRLIYYSGQVLSGTIQFELGDQLTFTDIKVVYIGQAIVKWSENEVQKYSGTSRVRQIDFSGRDVYFSTEQLLCGGPTTLPAGSHSFKFSYQIPPSAPSSFKGSKGSINYRVVAVMEHQDMKRDELSSDFEVVAPLDLNTVEDIKKPIVLEFEDVSSCNCFCQDSVISVKIVLPVSGYCPGQMMQIKIDSKNYSSVEVRKIVFQFVKRERYHSEQPKSTYTPPEEILETLVQGPILANTKRSFTFQMRVPDIIAYNLEACNIIDVAYFLKVKVKMSGCAEDLEDECELCIGLIPLKETVEGTYIHPLSYLLPKAAPPNINNISNIPIQLQNVNQTPYPQCGSSSKVQMPFTQGYKPQNVMNSPVPYEIGFKVPDIVVEPPYPINDGNMPQANNFPKPSAPPM
- the LOC125050716 gene encoding arrestin domain-containing protein 17-like, encoding MGFDEGLITLNSDNGSYFPGQTVYGKLVFSQDKIKKFRGISAKLKGYCKIHWTTHHSRRNSQGKSESYTVTHESYEEYINHKAFLIGGERGEVELQPGKYEFPFEFQLPGNCPSSFEGTVGHVRYEIKVVVDRAFKIDQEKKVAVRIISPLDLNQDPYCREPIEFEFEDVYCCCCLSRGATDTVVKLPVAGYCPGQLIPIEVACENSGRVTIDDIKLMIKKKVTYHASTNPATRETKDLIAEIKKGPIPGDTTRNWTVEMVVPSIDIYNLAACRYIDVDYTFKVVVSPSGCHSDSKGYKRLVIGNIPLVGYQDDIQNPLHDQMPQISAPIVNQPSNQGNVSYPAPYPYPEVTPYPSGASYPVTTQYPSTQKAQTPYPPDQIAANMPYPPPYSQGSQNPPYPQSSQNPPYPQSSQNPPYPKSPAYTSGVAAQSSPANPPYPTPQNMPSANPPYPQNTPYQDTQYPYKGTGLKTGTIGFTVPTSVASEGNPPSMPAVTPANPFATASAPPALDKE